One Archocentrus centrarchus isolate MPI-CPG fArcCen1 chromosome 14, fArcCen1, whole genome shotgun sequence DNA window includes the following coding sequences:
- the LOC115791588 gene encoding mucin-6: MGRRAADLTTSVPVLGVPALVGVRGWKATGGDRSGGALWGLQCSVGVQTSPGISRPPTQLTDTLSDNISQTSNSYITKETENKEILLLTKSDKEKKAILKQKSGESKTKKEVTFKALRGEASKDVACCQRNSRGTYCYTSAIKTNPHIAGNITNARSNYKTVHRYTNGSVVDSEAIGGITVDNDEAEPVKRVTCYGGDQTRLQGHYTDLCRKTLPLSAARAFGMPQKICNHCGGRQAVTNRAVILGEKIPAPNAFLEKSLNSAFTSLSTSMPLQMPHTEKNLKAKQQISDSINNTDNRTQITVSPQILYVNEELRYRKTPHPACPVHSKGSLVTLSNINADRDATSIQPTTVLHAKTITITKATIETRRDDSSEKCCAKPAQDNKLPRPTTLPLTPQLAIATKPNNPHSHTYPKRIKTAQHTPTQCSETQNVCVSVHATPEITLSPPSHLYTVAAVTGNASSTSALTSTTVCNSAPASTKSIADKVNTESKSLRSKHAGQINVEMNTTNSPKTTPKCPTLSLAGNAFDQTRKSKSLAHLSSSRPPNTLPKQLQEKASTEAVSTSLGKMPFTDTVVSSTGFSALANPQHPTTPHPYLRILNHKANSDQTACKGNKDKSVVAQVIHPNSSNSEPMLHAHASSLDATSSASNLLDSKAKLPVSTTPSSTLTFNSTLNRNVALRNTASNLKKSATPAHSHLFALTEKQNDFSVSSTNLLQSIDTAQVVSCNEAPDTSKPPRAQGLDIRTQSGNKLGVVAHQESNLAPLHALSKPQIVPKGHNRGSDATTHNTKSTSDPTEELHSDKNKFNANLINELVVHESKDHKNSNPSQVANLQNCISLIKSNSSCLQGCIKTGQQKPAHYQGCTETEHEGHSAACPPVKTAQQKNSNTEQFALGVSARHANVKLKTDVVIETHPNNSTPSVTPQTNCEPITSNKNVKPIIKSSSNQILLPQQARTRPERSFTAPTPCSSEGEARMHTGPDCNSILLSSKKPLASHPHLQSREVEAIDSPAPPQPCPEDTSLAHSHPADAALLLPPSPQCCKSAALQQRLETVEASLAANKDRITTLLNIIHDLETCHTPASGRRSYKTGQDLKTCTTCQKTACVVYSVEYDFRQQERRFLEVLNCSASGNSAFSAHLSQPLTFSLLRNVIIKNLTKTKVRSKKLCKTLFKWLPGKPHKV; this comes from the exons ATGGGGagaagagcagctgacctgacgACTTCGGTTCCAGTTTTAGGAGTCCCTGCCTTGGTTGGCGTGCGTGGTTGGAAGGCAACAGGAGGAGACAGATCCGGAGGAGCCCTGTGGGGACTTCAGTGCAGTGTTGGTGTTCAGACGTCCCCTGGGATAAGTAGACCTCCTACCCAGCTAACTGATACACTCTCAGATAACATTAGTCAAACATCCAACAGCTATATTACCAAGGAAACGGAAAACAAGGAGATACTGCTGCTAACGAAGAGTGACAAGGAGAAAAAGGCAATTCTAAAACAGAAAAGTGGGGAATCCAAGACCAAAAAGGAAGTGACTTTCAAAGCACTCAGAGGTGAGGCCTCAAAGGATGTGGCCTGCTGTCAGAGGAACAGTAGAGGGACTTATTGCTATACCAGCGCAATCAAGACAAATCCACACATTGCAGGGAATATAACCAATGCCAGGTCTAATTATAAAACTGTTCACCGTTACACCAATGGCAGCGTGGTTGATTCAGAGGCAATTGGTGGAATTACCGTAGATAATGATGAAGCTGAGCCGGTAAAGAGAGTGACCTGTTATGGAGGAGACCAAACTAGATTGCAAGGTCATTATACAGATTTGTGCAGGAAGACGTTGCCATTATCTGCTGCCCGAGCTTTTGGCATGCCACAAAAAATATGCAACCACTGTGGAGGGAGACAGGCTGTAACCAACAGAGCTGTCATTCTAGGGGAGAAAATCCCTGCTCCCAATGCTTTCCTTGAGAAATCTTTAAACTCAGCTTTCACCTCACTCTCGACCTCTATGCCTCTCCAAATGCCCCACACTGAAAAAAACCTTAAGGCAAAGCAACAAATCTCTGACAGCATTAATAATACTGACAACAGGACACAGATTACAGTCAGTCCGCAAATATTATATGTTAATGAAGAACTAAGGTATCGAAAAACACCACACCCTGCATGCCCGGTCCACTCTAAAGGCAGTCTAGTCACTTTGTCAAACATAAATGCCGACAGGGATGCAACATCAATTCAGCCTACAACTGTCCTGCATGCTAAAACCATCACTATCACAAAAGCAACCATTGAAACCAGACGGGATGATTCCAGTGAAAAATGTTGTGCAAAACCTGCTCAGGACAATAAGCTCCCCCGGCCAACAACTCTACCTTTGACCCCTCAGCTGGCCATAGCTACCAAGCCCAACAACCCACATTCACACACCTACCCTAAGCGCATTAAGACAGCACAACACACCCCTACACAATGCAGTGAAACTCaaaatgtatgtgtgtctgtacaCGCTACGCCTGAGATTACACTGTCACCACCTTCTCATTTATACACTGTAGCCGCGGTGACTGGAAATGCATCCAGTACCAGTGCACTCACATCGACCACAGTTTGTAATTCTGCACCAGCGTCCACTAAAAGTATAGCTGATAAAGTCAATACAGAGAGTAAATCTCTGCGCTCAAAGCATGCAGGTCAAATAAATGTAGAAATGAATACAACTAATAGCCCCAAAACAACCCCTAAATGCCCCACACTGTCACTGGCGGGCAATGCATTTGATCAAACACGTAAATCAAAATCACTTGCACACCTTTCATCTTCAAGGCCACCGAATACTCTACCCAAGCAACTGCAAGAAAAGGCATCCACAGAAGCTGTCAGCACATCTTTAGGTAAAATGCCTTTTACTGACACAGTAGTAAGCTCAACTGGATTTTCAGCTTTGGCTAATCCACAACATCCAACTACACCACATCCATATCTGAGAATTTTGAATCATAAAGctaattcagatcaaactgcaTGTAAGGGCAATAAAGATAAGTCTGTAGTTGCGCAAGTAATTCATCCTAACTCCTCAAATTCTGAACCTATGCTTCACGCTCATGCATCTTCCCTAGACGCAACATCTAGTGCATCTAATCTCCTAGACTCGAAAGCTAAGTTGCCTGTGAGTACTACTCCCAGCTCCACACTTACATTTAACAGCACCCTCAACAGAAATGTAGCTCTCAGGAACACTGCATCCAATTTGAAAAAATCTGCAACCCCAGCTCACTCGCATTTGTTTGCCTTGACGGAAAAACAGAATGATTTCTCTGTATCAAGTACAAATTTGCTTCAATCAATAGACACAGCACAAGTAGTTAGCTGTAATGAAGCCCCCGACACAAGCAAACCTCCACGCGCACAAGGACTAGACATCAGAACTCAAAGCGGTAACAAACTTGGTGTTGTTGCCCATCAGGAAAGCAACTTAGCACCTCTACATGCATTATCTAAGCCTCAGATTGTGCCAAAAGGTCATAACAGGGGCAGTGATGCTACCACCCATAACACTAAATCAACCAGTGACCCCACTGAGGAGTTGCAttctgataaaaataaattcaacgCTAATTTAATCAATGAATTAGTTGTGCATGAGTCAAAAGACCATAAAAATTCAAATCCATCACAGGTCGCTAACCTTCAGAATTGCATTTCCCTAATTAAGTCAAACAGCTCTTGTCTGCAGGGTTGCATAAAAACAGGACAACAAAAGCCTGCACATTATCAAGGATGCACAGAAACAGAACATGAGGGACACAGTGCAGCATGCCCACCAGTGAAAACAGCCCAACAGAAGAATTCAAATACAGAACAGTTTGCCTTGGGTGTATCAGCCAGGCATGCAAATGTTAAGCTTAAAACTGACGTAGTTATAGAGACACATCCCAATAACTCAACACCCTCTGTCACACCACAAACAAACTGTGAACCTATCACCtcaaacaaaaatgtcaaacCCATCATCAAATCTTCATCAAATCAAATCTTATTGCCGCAACAAGCACGCACACGTCCAGAACGTTCTTTCACTGCACCAACCCCATGCAGCAGTGAGGGAGAAGCGCGTATGCACACAGGCCCTGATTGCAATTCCATATTGCTATCATCAAAAAAGCCCTTGGCATCCCATCCCCACCTCCAGTCTAGAGAGGTGGAGGCAATTGACAGCCCCGCTCCTCCTCAGCCGTGCCCAGAGGACACCAGCCTGGCTCACTCCCACCCAGCTGATGCAGCCCTGCTGCTGCCGCCTTCCCCACAGTGCTGCAAATCAGCAGCCCTACAGCAGAGACTCGAGACTGTGGAGGCCAGCCTGGCAGCCAACAAGGACAGGATCACTACCCTGCTTAACATTATCCATGACCTAGAGACATGCCACACTCCAGCCAGTGG TCGGCGATCCTACAAAACTGGACAGGACCTCAAAACCTGCACAACGTGTCAGAAAACTGCTTGTGTGGTATACAG TGTAGAGTATGATTTCAGGCAGCAGGAAAGACGCTTCTTGGAGGTTCTGAACTGTTCGGCGAGTGGCAACAGTGCTTTCTCTGCCCACCTCTCCCAGCCTTTAACCTTCAGCCTGCTCAGAAATGTCATCATTAAGAACTTAACAAAGACAAAGGTGAGAAGCAAAAAGCTGTGCAAGACCCTGTTCAAATGGCTTCCAGGAAAACCTCACAAAGTGTAG